One segment of Tistrella mobilis DNA contains the following:
- a CDS encoding class I adenylate-forming enzyme family protein — MTVVTQPALSDRTGSGESEGALDRPDDIHVYLPEIWAVHARHFPRKDAIVCGADRLSWRDFDQAMNRLANALHARGLGRDDKVAVLLGNEVMTIPVMFGVVKARACLVPLSAMLTPDQLAHLITDSGATTLIVAPGLIDRIAPVRERLDRVAPDRFVVLGPEQPGWTAYDAFLGEAPVTQPPVRYALDDPFNIIYSSGTTGLPKGIVQTHRARQHWSFSNAIEMRFDQTSRALTTTALYSNGTWLMVLPVLFTGGTLHILPQFDPAAFLETVARERITHTFMVPTQYILTLACPALDRADLSSLKTMLSAGSPLRPDTKQAVLARMGPGLYELYGLTEGFATMLKPEFHATRLSSVGTPVLGFEVRIIDDEGRELPAGEAGEIAGYGAGMMAGYHGRPEATAAAIWRDERGRSFIRTGDIGRLDEAGFLYILDRKKDMIVSGGFNVFPTDVETVLGGHPDVLDVTVIGVPHEKWGEAALALVIPRDDARVTEADLKAWANDRLAKTQRLVGVEFRTEFPRNALGKVLKRELRAPYWAAEGRVI, encoded by the coding sequence ATGACCGTGGTGACGCAGCCGGCCCTCTCTGACCGGACGGGATCCGGGGAGAGCGAGGGTGCCCTGGACCGGCCCGACGACATCCATGTCTATCTGCCCGAGATCTGGGCGGTTCATGCCCGCCATTTCCCCCGGAAGGACGCCATCGTCTGTGGTGCAGACCGGCTCAGCTGGCGCGATTTTGACCAGGCGATGAACCGGCTGGCCAATGCCCTCCATGCCCGCGGGCTCGGTCGCGACGACAAGGTCGCCGTGCTGCTCGGCAACGAGGTCATGACCATCCCGGTGATGTTCGGCGTGGTCAAGGCGCGGGCCTGTCTGGTGCCGCTGTCGGCCATGCTGACGCCCGACCAGCTGGCCCATCTGATCACCGATTCCGGGGCGACCACCCTGATTGTCGCCCCCGGGCTGATCGACCGGATCGCGCCGGTCAGGGAGAGGCTCGACCGGGTGGCGCCGGACCGCTTCGTGGTGCTGGGCCCCGAACAGCCGGGCTGGACCGCTTACGACGCGTTTCTGGGGGAGGCGCCGGTGACCCAGCCGCCCGTGCGCTATGCCCTGGATGACCCGTTCAACATCATCTACAGCTCGGGCACCACGGGCCTGCCCAAGGGCATCGTGCAGACCCACCGGGCGCGGCAGCACTGGTCGTTCTCGAACGCGATCGAGATGCGGTTCGACCAGACCTCGCGGGCGCTGACCACCACCGCACTCTATTCCAACGGCACCTGGCTGATGGTGCTGCCGGTGCTGTTCACCGGCGGCACGCTCCATATCCTGCCGCAATTCGACCCGGCGGCTTTCCTTGAGACGGTGGCGCGGGAGCGGATCACCCACACCTTCATGGTGCCGACCCAGTATATCCTGACCCTCGCCTGCCCGGCGCTGGATCGCGCAGACCTCTCCAGCCTGAAGACCATGCTCTCGGCCGGATCCCCCCTCAGGCCCGACACCAAGCAGGCGGTGCTGGCGCGGATGGGGCCGGGGCTTTACGAGCTTTACGGCCTGACCGAAGGCTTCGCGACCATGCTGAAGCCCGAATTCCATGCGACCCGGCTGAGCTCGGTCGGCACGCCGGTGCTGGGTTTCGAGGTCCGGATCATCGACGACGAGGGGCGCGAGTTGCCGGCAGGCGAGGCGGGCGAGATCGCCGGTTATGGCGCCGGCATGATGGCCGGCTATCACGGCCGGCCCGAGGCGACCGCCGCCGCGATCTGGCGGGACGAGCGCGGCCGCAGCTTTATCCGCACCGGCGATATCGGCAGGCTGGACGAGGCGGGCTTCCTCTACATCCTCGACCGCAAGAAGGACATGATCGTCTCGGGCGGCTTCAACGTCTTCCCGACCGATGTCGAGACCGTGCTGGGCGGCCATCCCGACGTGCTCGACGTGACGGTGATCGGCGTGCCGCATGAAAAATGGGGCGAGGCGGCGCTGGCGCTGGTGATCCCGCGCGACGACGCCCGGGTCACGGAGGCCGATCTTAAGGCCTGGGCGAATGACCGGCTGGCCAAGACCCAGCGCCTGGTCGGGGTGGAGTTCCGCACGGAATTTCCGCGCAACGCGCTCGGCAAGGTGCTGAAGCGCGAGCTGCGCGCGCCCTATTGGGCGGCGGAGGGGCGGGTGATCTGA
- a CDS encoding ABC transporter substrate-binding protein: MERVKRGVLGTALAAGLICGTAGMAAAAEISGEVVRIGVMNDQSGAYADTSGPGSAAAARLAIEDFGGTVLGKPIEVVSADHQNKPDIGAGTARRWYDQDGVDGIFDIANSAVSLAVQELAKSDGRLVVHVGSANDRIYGQDCAATGFLWLYDTFSIAQAIGKAVVAQGGDSWYYISADYAFAKAMEGALTPVVEAAGGKVLGAVRHPIGTTDYSSYVLQAQASGAKIVALANAGVDTINTIKQASEFGLTQGGQKLAATVFYLHTVHGLGLEVAQGLQVVTGFYWDMDDATRAFAKRFEAATGGNMPSQIHAGTYSAVLHYLKAVEAAGTDEPRAVAAKMREIRVNDFFTRDAEVRRDGRLMRDYHLVEVKSPAASTGPWDYYKVLDRVPAADVIRPMDPALCPILN, from the coding sequence ATGGAACGGGTGAAGCGGGGTGTGCTCGGCACGGCGCTGGCGGCCGGCCTGATCTGCGGCACGGCCGGCATGGCGGCAGCGGCAGAGATCAGCGGCGAGGTGGTGCGGATCGGGGTGATGAACGATCAGTCGGGCGCCTATGCCGATACCTCGGGCCCCGGCTCGGCCGCGGCTGCCCGGCTGGCGATCGAGGATTTCGGCGGCACGGTGCTCGGCAAGCCGATCGAGGTCGTCTCGGCCGACCATCAGAACAAGCCGGATATCGGCGCCGGCACCGCGCGGCGCTGGTATGATCAGGACGGCGTCGACGGCATCTTCGACATCGCCAATTCGGCGGTCTCGCTGGCCGTGCAGGAACTGGCCAAAAGCGACGGGCGGCTGGTTGTCCATGTCGGCTCGGCCAATGACCGGATCTATGGCCAGGATTGTGCCGCAACCGGCTTCCTCTGGCTCTACGACACCTTCTCGATCGCCCAGGCGATCGGCAAGGCCGTGGTCGCCCAGGGCGGAGACAGCTGGTACTACATCTCGGCCGATTACGCTTTCGCCAAGGCGATGGAAGGGGCACTGACCCCGGTGGTGGAAGCGGCCGGGGGCAAGGTTCTGGGGGCCGTGCGCCACCCCATCGGCACCACCGACTATTCCTCGTATGTGCTGCAGGCCCAGGCCTCGGGTGCCAAAATCGTGGCGCTCGCCAATGCCGGCGTCGATACCATCAACACCATCAAACAGGCCTCGGAATTCGGCCTCACCCAGGGCGGGCAGAAGCTGGCGGCGACGGTGTTCTATCTGCACACCGTCCACGGGCTGGGGCTGGAGGTCGCCCAGGGGCTGCAGGTGGTGACCGGCTTCTACTGGGACATGGATGACGCCACCCGCGCCTTCGCGAAACGTTTCGAGGCCGCAACCGGCGGCAACATGCCGTCCCAGATCCATGCCGGCACCTATTCGGCGGTGCTGCATTATCTGAAGGCGGTGGAGGCCGCCGGCACCGACGAGCCGCGGGCAGTGGCGGCGAAGATGCGCGAGATCCGGGTGAATGATTTCTTCACCAGGGATGCCGAGGTCCGCAGGGACGGCCGGCTGATGCGCGACTACCACCTGGTGGAGGTGAAGAGCCCCGCCGCGTCGACGGGTCCCTGGGACTATTACAAAGTGCTCGACCGGGTGCCGGCGGCCGATGTCATCCGGCCGATGGATCCGGCGCTCTGCCCGATCCTGAACTGA
- a CDS encoding nitroreductase family protein, with product MSEALTGEDLAPYGWNGHAPEDWAPDLAAIKRAAAEPEILPLLSARWSPRAFADVDLSLDDLAPVFEAARWAPSANNQQPWLFVAASRSEDPEGFERLANCLLPGNRRWAPRAPVLVLAAARTLRPDGKPIGTALYDLGLAVGMMTVQATAEGLWLHQMAGFDAGVATGTLGLPEDVQPVAMIAIGPIGDAAELPEDLRGREISARERQPRDAFVHRGRFGG from the coding sequence ATGAGCGAAGCCCTGACCGGCGAGGATCTGGCCCCCTATGGCTGGAACGGGCATGCGCCCGAAGACTGGGCGCCCGATCTGGCGGCGATCAAGCGCGCCGCGGCGGAGCCGGAGATCCTGCCGCTGCTTTCGGCACGCTGGAGCCCGCGAGCCTTTGCCGATGTCGATCTGTCCCTCGACGATCTGGCGCCGGTCTTCGAAGCGGCGCGCTGGGCACCCTCGGCCAATAATCAGCAGCCCTGGCTGTTCGTGGCCGCCAGCCGGTCCGAGGATCCGGAGGGCTTCGAACGTCTGGCCAACTGCCTGCTGCCGGGCAACCGGCGCTGGGCACCCCGGGCACCGGTGCTGGTGCTGGCCGCGGCCCGCACGCTTCGTCCCGACGGCAAGCCGATCGGCACGGCACTCTATGATCTGGGCCTGGCCGTCGGCATGATGACGGTGCAGGCCACCGCCGAGGGGCTGTGGCTGCACCAGATGGCCGGTTTCGATGCCGGGGTGGCCACCGGCACGCTGGGCCTGCCGGAAGACGTGCAGCCGGTGGCGATGATTGCGATCGGCCCGATCGGCGATGCCGCCGAGCTGCCCGAAGATCTGCGCGGCCGGGAAATTTCGGCGCGGGAGCGCCAGCCCCGCGACGCCTTCGTTCACCGCGGCCGCTTCGGCGGTTGA
- a CDS encoding acyl-CoA dehydrogenase, which produces METSPKAAAAFDWSDPLLFDDQLTEDERMIRDSARDFARDRLLTRVIDGTRREHFDREIMNEMGALGLLGPTLPEEYGCPGVSHVAYGLISREVERVDSGYRSAMSVQSSLVMHPIYAYGSEEQRRKYLPKLATGEMIGCFGLTEPDHGSDPGGMKTRATRVDGGWRLNGAKMWITNSPIADIAVVWAKTDDDVIRGFVVERGMDGFSTPKIQGKMSLRASITGEIVLDDVFVPEENLLPNVKGLKGPFGCLNKARYGIAWGAMGAAEFCWHQARQYVIDRKQFGRPLAANQLIQKKLADMQTEITLGLQGVLRLGRLMDEGRAAPEAISLFKRNNVGKALDIARLARDMHGGNGISDEFHVIRHLVNLETVNTYEGTHDIHALILGRAQTGIQAFF; this is translated from the coding sequence ATGGAAACCTCGCCCAAAGCCGCCGCCGCCTTCGACTGGTCCGACCCGCTGCTGTTCGACGACCAGCTGACCGAAGACGAGCGGATGATCCGCGATTCAGCCCGTGACTTCGCCCGCGACCGGCTGCTGACCCGGGTGATCGACGGCACCCGGCGTGAGCATTTCGACCGCGAGATCATGAACGAGATGGGTGCGCTGGGCCTGCTGGGCCCCACCCTGCCCGAGGAATACGGCTGCCCGGGCGTCTCGCATGTCGCCTATGGCCTGATCTCCCGCGAGGTGGAGCGGGTCGACAGCGGCTACCGCTCGGCGATGAGCGTGCAGTCGTCGCTGGTCATGCACCCGATCTACGCCTATGGCTCGGAAGAGCAGCGCCGGAAATACCTGCCGAAACTCGCCACCGGCGAGATGATCGGCTGCTTCGGCCTGACCGAACCCGATCACGGCTCGGATCCGGGCGGCATGAAGACCCGGGCCACCAGGGTGGATGGCGGCTGGCGGCTGAACGGCGCCAAGATGTGGATCACCAATTCGCCGATCGCCGATATCGCGGTGGTCTGGGCCAAGACCGATGACGACGTGATCCGCGGCTTCGTGGTCGAGCGGGGCATGGACGGGTTCTCGACGCCCAAGATCCAGGGCAAGATGTCGCTCCGCGCCTCGATCACCGGCGAAATCGTGCTCGACGACGTCTTCGTGCCCGAGGAAAACCTGCTGCCGAACGTGAAGGGGCTGAAGGGCCCGTTCGGCTGCCTGAACAAGGCCCGCTACGGCATCGCCTGGGGGGCGATGGGCGCGGCCGAGTTCTGCTGGCATCAGGCCCGGCAGTATGTGATCGACCGCAAGCAGTTCGGCCGGCCGCTGGCCGCCAACCAGCTGATCCAGAAGAAGCTGGCCGACATGCAGACCGAGATCACGCTGGGCCTGCAGGGCGTGCTGCGCCTGGGCCGGCTGATGGACGAGGGCCGGGCGGCGCCCGAGGCGATCTCGCTGTTCAAGCGCAACAATGTCGGCAAGGCGCTCGACATCGCCCGCCTTGCCCGCGACATGCATGGCGGCAACGGCATCTCGGACGAATTCCACGTCATCCGGCACCTCGTGAACCTGGAAACCGTGAACACCTACGAGGGCACCCACGACATCCATGCCCTGATCCTGGGCCGCGCCCAGACCGGCATTCAGGCCTTCTTCTGA
- a CDS encoding sensor histidine kinase yields MQTGPAISHDPALFADIVDATHDAIVVIDDHGIVQFANRATELIFGYSPAELVGQSVNLLMRPEEAAGHDRHLRTADPDIRQRIIGRGRQLTGRRRDGTPVPIDLVVSMLTRSDDVRLYIGTIRDLSDRRLAEESLRLSFESTGVGQAVVGLDGRMLRVNLALARSLGREAAALAGADFRSLIHPDDLAAAERWLAAARVDGRPLDGMRRYIHAEGHVVWFRVAGAVIRDADGNPAHCITQFADVTPLVEAERRLTRALAAAETASAAKSAFLAHMNHELRTPLNAVIGFAELLIEGLHGPLPQRQRDYVTAIHQAGRRLLAIVDDILDLTRLDDPSLLASEAVDLGQIVRQGLDRAAAAEGRPDVTVKVAIAPDAALAGDATVMVRIIANLASNAIKFARPRGQVCIEAMPGTAGVVIRVEDDGPGMPDALARDIGRPFETGGGVLSRNHGGAGLGLAIVRRLVTLMGGRIRVETGRLGGTMVIVDLPDRQIDDRAA; encoded by the coding sequence ATGCAGACCGGACCTGCCATCTCCCACGATCCGGCGCTGTTCGCGGATATCGTGGATGCCACGCATGATGCGATCGTGGTGATCGATGATCACGGCATCGTGCAGTTCGCCAACCGTGCCACCGAACTGATTTTCGGCTACAGCCCGGCCGAGCTGGTCGGGCAAAGCGTCAATCTGCTGATGCGGCCCGAAGAGGCGGCGGGCCATGACCGCCATCTGCGCACGGCCGATCCCGACATTCGCCAGCGGATCATCGGCCGGGGCCGGCAATTGACCGGCCGCCGCCGCGACGGCACGCCGGTGCCGATCGATCTGGTCGTCAGCATGCTGACCCGCAGCGACGATGTCCGGCTTTATATCGGCACGATCCGTGACCTGTCGGACCGGCGGCTGGCGGAAGAAAGCCTGAGGCTGTCTTTCGAAAGCACCGGCGTCGGTCAGGCCGTGGTCGGGCTCGACGGGCGGATGCTGCGGGTCAATCTGGCGCTGGCGCGCAGCCTGGGCCGCGAGGCGGCAGCCCTGGCCGGGGCGGATTTCCGCAGCCTGATCCATCCCGACGACCTGGCGGCCGCGGAACGCTGGCTGGCCGCCGCCCGGGTCGACGGCCGGCCGCTCGACGGCATGCGCCGCTATATTCATGCCGAAGGCCATGTCGTCTGGTTCCGGGTGGCCGGCGCCGTGATCCGCGATGCCGACGGCAATCCCGCCCATTGCATCACCCAGTTCGCCGATGTCACCCCGCTGGTCGAGGCGGAGCGCCGTCTGACCCGGGCGCTCGCCGCCGCCGAGACCGCGAGTGCGGCCAAATCCGCCTTCCTCGCCCATATGAATCACGAGCTGCGCACGCCGCTCAACGCCGTGATCGGCTTTGCCGAACTGCTGATCGAAGGGCTGCACGGGCCCTTGCCGCAGCGCCAGCGCGACTATGTCACCGCCATCCATCAGGCCGGGCGGCGGCTGCTCGCCATCGTCGACGACATCCTGGATCTCACCCGCCTCGACGATCCGTCGCTGCTGGCGTCCGAGGCGGTGGATCTGGGCCAGATCGTGCGCCAGGGGTTGGATCGGGCGGCAGCGGCCGAGGGCCGGCCCGATGTCACGGTCAAGGTGGCGATCGCCCCCGATGCGGCGCTTGCCGGCGATGCCACGGTGATGGTGCGGATCATCGCCAATCTGGCGTCGAACGCGATCAAGTTCGCGCGGCCCCGGGGGCAGGTCTGCATCGAGGCGATGCCGGGCACGGCCGGGGTGGTGATCCGGGTGGAGGATGACGGTCCCGGCATGCCCGATGCGCTGGCCCGCGACATCGGCCGGCCCTTCGAGACCGGCGGCGGGGTTCTGTCGCGCAACCATGGCGGGGCAGGGCTGGGCCTTGCCATCGTCCGCCGGCTGGTCACGCTGATGGGCGGCCGGATCCGGGTCGAAACCGGCCGCCTGGGCGGTACGATGGTGATCGTCGACCTGCCGGACCGGCAGATCGACGATCGGGCCGCCTGA
- a CDS encoding TspO/MBR family protein: MLALLGFLVVSAVVSGLGGAVTTPEIDGWYRTLPKPGFTPPDWVFAPVWTTLYILMAVAAWRVWRKAGIAGARGALGLHLVQLALNLAWSVLFFGLHQVGLALVDIVVLLVAVTATAIAFGRHDRVAGLLMLPYLAWGAFATALNASIWLNLSPGM, encoded by the coding sequence CTGCTGGCCCTGCTGGGGTTCCTCGTGGTCTCTGCCGTGGTCTCGGGGCTTGGCGGTGCGGTCACCACGCCCGAAATCGACGGCTGGTACCGCACCCTGCCCAAGCCCGGTTTCACCCCGCCCGACTGGGTTTTCGCGCCGGTCTGGACCACGCTCTATATCCTGATGGCGGTGGCGGCCTGGCGGGTCTGGCGCAAGGCCGGCATTGCCGGGGCACGGGGGGCCCTTGGCCTGCATCTCGTGCAGCTGGCGCTCAACCTCGCCTGGTCGGTCCTGTTCTTCGGCCTGCATCAGGTCGGCCTGGCGCTGGTCGACATCGTGGTGCTGCTGGTGGCCGTCACTGCGACCGCGATCGCCTTCGGCCGTCATGATCGTGTGGCGGGGCTGCTTATGCTGCCCTATCTCGCCTGGGGTGCCTTTGCCACCGCGCTCAATGCCTCGATCTGGCTCAATCTCAGCCCCGGAATGTGA
- a CDS encoding histidine phosphatase family protein, which translates to MHAPGVFRLYSLALILVAAVLRPAQAEEKGRVVELLDLPRHAALMRHATAPGTGDPDHFRLDDCTTQRNLSEAGRAEARETGRLLRAAGLADALVLTSRWCRATDTARELDLGEVDPFPPLDSFFRDRSREDAARRDILARIAERKAGDPPLIMVSHQVNITAVTGIFPASGEIVVVEVLPDGTAAVRARLSP; encoded by the coding sequence ATGCATGCGCCTGGCGTCTTCCGTCTGTATTCCCTGGCCCTGATCCTGGTCGCGGCCGTTCTGCGTCCGGCCCAGGCGGAAGAGAAGGGCCGCGTGGTCGAGCTTCTGGATCTCCCCCGCCATGCCGCGCTGATGCGCCATGCCACGGCCCCGGGCACCGGCGACCCCGACCATTTCCGCCTGGACGATTGCACCACCCAGCGCAACCTGTCCGAGGCGGGGCGTGCCGAGGCGCGCGAGACCGGTCGTCTGCTTCGGGCAGCGGGGCTGGCCGATGCCCTCGTGCTCACCAGCCGCTGGTGCCGGGCGACCGACACCGCCCGCGAACTGGATCTGGGCGAGGTGGATCCGTTTCCGCCGCTCGACAGTTTTTTCCGCGACCGCAGCCGCGAAGATGCGGCACGGCGCGACATCCTGGCCCGGATCGCCGAGCGCAAGGCCGGCGATCCGCCGCTGATCATGGTCAGCCACCAGGTCAACATCACCGCCGTCACCGGCATCTTCCCGGCATCGGGAGAGATCGTCGTGGTCGAAGTGCTGCCGGACGGAACCGCCGCGGTGCGGGCGCGGCTCTCCCCTTGA
- a CDS encoding PAS domain S-box protein: protein MKTDPTLPEDPGLFADIVDATHDAIVVIDERGTIRLVNRATELIFGYTPDELVGRNVSLLMRSEEAEAHDGYLAAADSDLRRRIVGRGRQLLGRRRDGSLVPIDLVVSMLPRPGGTRFYIGTIRDLSDRKLAEESLRLGFESSGVGQAMMSPDGRLLRVNGALARSLGYEQGRLIGGDIRAILHPDDVDAAHEWLAAIRAGGRLRDGMRLCRHVDGRKVWFRVAGAVIRDGKGHHAHCIVQFADVTPLVEAEHRLTMALAAAETASAAKTAFLAHMNHELRTPLNAVIGFAELLIAGLHGALPPRQRDYVDAIHQAGCRLLAIVDDILDLTRLDDPSMLETQDVDVSGVVRKGLERAAVAEGRADVVVTVTIDQGVTLSGDSAATVRIIANLASNAIKFSSPGGRVAIEASRYDGDAGHGVIIRVRDEGPGMPAGLAADVGRPFETGGGVLSRNHGGAGLGLAIVRRLVMLMGGMISVDTSSGSGTTVVVDLPDRQRVGQVA from the coding sequence ATGAAGACGGACCCGACACTGCCAGAAGATCCGGGCCTGTTTGCCGATATTGTCGATGCCACCCATGATGCGATCGTGGTCATCGACGAGCGCGGGACCATCAGGCTTGTCAACCGGGCGACGGAGTTGATCTTCGGCTATACGCCGGACGAGCTGGTCGGCAGGAATGTCAGCCTGCTGATGCGGTCAGAGGAAGCCGAGGCCCATGACGGCTATCTGGCCGCTGCCGACAGCGATCTGCGCCGCCGGATCGTCGGCCGCGGCCGCCAGCTGCTCGGCCGTCGGCGCGACGGGTCTCTGGTGCCGATCGATCTGGTGGTCAGCATGCTGCCGCGGCCGGGCGGGACCCGGTTCTATATCGGCACAATCCGCGACCTCTCGGACCGGAAACTTGCCGAGGAAAGCCTGCGTCTCGGTTTCGAGAGCAGCGGCGTCGGACAGGCGATGATGTCTCCCGACGGGCGCCTGCTTCGGGTGAACGGAGCACTGGCCAGAAGTCTTGGCTATGAACAGGGGCGGCTGATCGGCGGCGATATCCGCGCGATCCTGCATCCCGATGATGTCGACGCCGCGCATGAATGGCTTGCGGCCATCCGCGCGGGCGGGCGATTGCGGGACGGCATGCGGCTGTGTCGTCACGTCGATGGCCGCAAGGTCTGGTTCCGGGTCGCGGGTGCCGTCATCCGCGACGGCAAGGGCCACCACGCGCATTGCATCGTTCAATTCGCCGACGTGACGCCCCTGGTCGAAGCCGAGCACCGGCTGACCATGGCACTGGCCGCGGCCGAGACCGCGAGTGCGGCCAAGACGGCCTTCCTCGCCCATATGAACCACGAGCTGCGCACGCCACTGAATGCGGTGATCGGCTTTGCCGAACTGCTGATCGCGGGCCTGCACGGGGCGCTGCCGCCCCGGCAGCGCGACTATGTGGATGCCATCCATCAGGCGGGCTGCCGGCTGCTCGCGATCGTGGACGACATCCTCGACCTCACCCGGCTGGACGATCCGTCGATGCTGGAGACCCAGGACGTCGATGTGAGCGGGGTGGTGCGCAAGGGCCTGGAACGGGCGGCCGTGGCCGAGGGGCGGGCGGATGTGGTGGTCACCGTCACCATCGATCAGGGCGTGACCCTGTCGGGCGATTCCGCGGCGACGGTCCGGATCATCGCCAATCTCGCCTCCAATGCGATCAAGTTCTCAAGCCCCGGCGGGCGGGTCGCCATCGAAGCCAGTCGCTATGACGGCGATGCCGGTCATGGGGTGATCATCCGGGTTCGGGACGAAGGGCCCGGCATGCCGGCCGGGCTCGCCGCGGATGTCGGCCGGCCGTTCGAGACCGGCGGCGGGGTTCTGTCGCGCAACCACGGCGGCGCCGGGCTGGGCCTCGCCATCGTGCGCCGGCTGGTGATGCTGATGGGTGGCATGATCTCGGTCGATACCAGTAGCGGCAGCGGCACCACTGTCGTCGTCGATCTGCCGGACCGGCAGCGGGTGGGGCAGGTCGCCTGA
- a CDS encoding nickel/cobalt transporter: protein MSSALRADRMQRIRAAVLACVATLLPAFLPTLALASSYLGRGGGATPPPAPVTEAAVGAGILGPVLMQIITWQGELNALISGRLGEAVREGTILPALTVIGLAFVYGLLHAAGPGHGKVAVAGYLAGRPADARTSMVMGVAISLMQGAVAILVIGGLALILGRQGLGRMTDPLALELASYALIATMGGWMIVNLLRGRAACGHDHGHHDHGHHDHGHHDHGHDQSSGCHACGHDHHHDHHDHGHHAPPARRHPDAFWGMIVAAGIRPCSGAILLLLFSMSQGAFLLGVTGVVAMSLGSAITVVLIGLGVVGVRRSLVALAAGGGSRTARLLDRGLGFLAPGMIMVFGLLMAWATWIRISAGI, encoded by the coding sequence ATGTCGTCTGCCCTGCGCGCTGACCGGATGCAGAGGATCCGGGCGGCGGTGCTCGCCTGTGTCGCGACCCTGCTGCCGGCCTTCCTGCCGACTCTGGCCCTGGCCTCCAGCTATCTGGGGCGCGGCGGCGGGGCGACCCCGCCGCCGGCACCGGTGACCGAGGCGGCGGTCGGGGCCGGCATTCTGGGCCCGGTGCTGATGCAGATCATCACCTGGCAGGGCGAACTCAATGCGCTGATCTCGGGCCGGCTGGGCGAGGCGGTGCGCGAGGGCACCATCCTGCCCGCCCTGACCGTGATCGGCCTCGCCTTCGTCTATGGTCTGCTGCACGCGGCCGGCCCCGGTCATGGCAAGGTGGCGGTGGCGGGCTATCTGGCCGGCCGGCCAGCCGATGCACGAACCAGCATGGTGATGGGCGTCGCCATCAGCCTGATGCAGGGGGCGGTGGCCATTCTGGTGATCGGCGGCCTTGCCCTGATTCTGGGGCGGCAGGGGTTGGGACGGATGACCGATCCGCTGGCGCTGGAACTGGCGAGCTATGCCCTGATCGCGACGATGGGCGGCTGGATGATCGTGAACCTGCTGCGCGGTCGCGCCGCCTGCGGCCATGATCACGGGCACCACGATCACGGGCACCACGACCATGGCCATCACGACCATGGGCACGACCAGTCTTCCGGGTGCCATGCCTGCGGCCACGATCATCATCATGATCACCACGATCACGGCCACCACGCCCCACCGGCCCGGCGCCACCCCGATGCCTTCTGGGGCATGATCGTCGCGGCCGGCATCCGTCCCTGTTCCGGGGCGATCCTGCTGCTGCTGTTTTCGATGAGCCAGGGCGCCTTCCTGCTGGGGGTCACGGGCGTCGTGGCGATGAGCCTGGGCTCGGCCATCACCGTCGTGCTGATCGGTCTGGGCGTGGTCGGGGTCCGGCGGTCTCTCGTGGCCCTGGCTGCCGGCGGCGGGTCGCGCACCGCCCGTCTGCTGGATCGTGGCCTGGGCTTTCTGGCGCCGGGCATGATCATGGTCTTCGGTCTGTTGATGGCCTGGGCGACCTGGATCCGCATCTCTGCGGGCATCTGA
- a CDS encoding DUF1007 family protein, giving the protein MIRTRFRTALFIAAVAAALVPLLRPSAARAHPHVWVTAEATPETVDDKVTAIQLSWTFDPMLSAVLIQDFDRNADGRYDAAEQAALTAELLKNMSEYGYFTHVQVDASFVDLAGVDGMAAAIGDKVVTMTFRARLKEPVDPRKHRITLGVYDPEYYIAFDLPAGSLHLNAPPLDLCRPVAREDTLNPIYFGYVNPEVIDVVCPAR; this is encoded by the coding sequence ATGATCCGGACGCGTTTCCGCACCGCTCTTTTCATCGCTGCGGTCGCGGCCGCGCTTGTGCCCCTGCTTCGGCCGTCTGCGGCCCGCGCACACCCGCATGTCTGGGTCACGGCCGAGGCGACGCCCGAGACGGTCGACGACAAGGTGACGGCGATCCAGCTGAGCTGGACCTTCGACCCGATGCTGAGCGCAGTTCTGATCCAGGATTTCGACAGGAATGCCGACGGCCGCTACGATGCTGCCGAACAGGCGGCCCTGACGGCCGAACTGCTGAAGAACATGTCGGAATACGGCTATTTCACCCATGTCCAGGTCGATGCCTCTTTCGTCGATCTGGCCGGGGTCGACGGCATGGCCGCCGCGATCGGCGACAAGGTCGTGACCATGACGTTCCGCGCCCGCCTGAAAGAGCCGGTCGACCCGCGAAAGCACCGCATCACCCTCGGGGTCTATGATCCGGAATACTACATCGCCTTCGACCTGCCGGCCGGGTCGCTGCACCTCAACGCGCCGCCGCTCGACCTCTGCCGCCCGGTCGCGCGTGAGGACACGCTCAATCCCATCTATTTCGGCTATGTGAACCCCGAGGTGATCGATGTCGTCTGCCCTGCGCGCTGA